CCGGTTAATGATCTTTGCGAAGGGGCTATCCACTCAATAATAAGGAGCGAATTTCGGTTCGCTCTCTTTTTTTGATTAGTGCTATACTGACGTCAATTGATCGAAAGGAGCCTATCAAAATGACATCCATTCTTGGCCGTTACTCGGAATATGCCTACGCGATCCTGCGTATTGTCACTGGGCTATTGTTCCTGATGCACGGCACGCAAAAGTTGTTCAATTGGCCTCCCCGTGACGGCGACTGGACGTTTCCGGCGGGTATTATTCTGGTCGCTGCGTTTGTTGAGCTTGTCTTTGGAGCGATGGTGATGATAGGCCTTTTTTCGGGGATCGCCGCCTTCATTTCCAGCGGTACGATGGCCGTCGCCTATTTCATGGCCCATTTCAGCATGTCGGCATTTTGGCCTCTGCAGAATAAAGGCGAATTGGCGGCGATCTACGCGTTTTTGTTCCTTTTCATCGCTGCCAAAGGATCGGGCGTTTGGAGCGTTGATTCGCTTTTCAAAGGCTCAACTGCTGCTTCTAACGACTAGATCGCGGCAAACATTGGCGGCTTTTTGTCATCTAAACCCGCAGTATCGTGGGATCGAAATAAGGAGGTTTTCATGAACGATTTTTCAACAAGTTACGGAGCACCGGCAATTGTAGCCGCACCGGTAGAGAGGGCGGCATTCATTCGTCGTACATATACGCTGCTGGCTTTCGCAGTTCTCGCCTTTATTGCCCTTGAGGCGGTTTTGTTCACTACAGGTATCGCTCAAGTGATTGGGACCCTGATCTTTTCCGGCGGCAGTATCGGATGGCTCGTCGTACTCGGACTCTTCATGCTGGTTTCGTTTTTGGCAAACCGCTGGGCTGTTTCGGATACCTCGATCGCGACGCAATACATCGGGCTCGGCATCTTCATTGTCGCCGAAGCGATCATCTTCATTCCGCTTCTGCTGGTCGCGGCCTCGTACGCGGGCGATACCTCGACCATTGCCAAGGCGGGCGTCGTCGCTCTCGGCTTGTTTGCCGGTCTGACGGTAACGGTGTTCATTACGCGTGCTGATTTTTCGTGGCTCGGACCGATCCTTGCGATCGCAGGTTTCGCGGCACTCGGGTTTATTGTTGCCAGCCTGCTGTTCGGGTTTTCGTTGG
This sequence is a window from Acidobacteriota bacterium. Protein-coding genes within it:
- a CDS encoding Bax inhibitor-1/YccA family protein; translated protein: MNDFSTSYGAPAIVAAPVERAAFIRRTYTLLAFAVLAFIALEAVLFTTGIAQVIGTLIFSGGSIGWLVVLGLFMLVSFLANRWAVSDTSIATQYIGLGIFIVAEAIIFIPLLLVAASYAGDTSTIAKAGVVALGLFAGLTVTVFITRADFSWLGPILAIAGFAALGFIVASLLFGFSLGNVFAFIMVAFAGSSILYQTSNVLHTFNTKQHVAASLTLFASVALLFWYLLTIFSSRD
- a CDS encoding DoxX family protein — protein: MTSILGRYSEYAYAILRIVTGLLFLMHGTQKLFNWPPRDGDWTFPAGIILVAAFVELVFGAMVMIGLFSGIAAFISSGTMAVAYFMAHFSMSAFWPLQNKGELAAIYAFLFLFIAAKGSGVWSVDSLFKGSTAASND